In Vigna angularis cultivar LongXiaoDou No.4 chromosome 8, ASM1680809v1, whole genome shotgun sequence, one DNA window encodes the following:
- the LOC108345023 gene encoding cystinosin homolog: MVPWNSFPLEVTYQVFGWLAFLSWAVAGYPQLILNFRRKSVVGLSLDFQILSLTKHCTYLIYNASLFFSPVVQKQYFEKYGYEQMIPVAANDVAFSSHAVILHLIIICQFAMFERGNQKFSIYTIAVAVAVWFSAAVCFFIALPSQSWLWLVSIFNIIQAIMTFIKYFPQTLLNFLRKSTDGFSIGTVLLDFSGGVFNYSQMAVQSIDQGSWVNFYGNIGKVLISLVTISYDSILMCQHYVVYPDNKKGLPSKNSEEIKQPLIWESPSPIDHQQIKGSVTYSHQSPPEV, translated from the exons ATGGTTCCTTGGAACTCATTTCCATTAGAAGTGACTTACCAAGTATTTGGTTGGTTAGCTTTTCTTTCATGGGCAGTTGCTGGCTACCCACAACTCATCTTGAATTTTCGTAGGAAAAG TGTGGTGGGATTAAGTTTGGATTTTCAGATTCTGAGCTTAACCAAGCACTGTACATATCTCATATACAATGCTTCCCTCTTCTTTAGCCCTGTTGTTCAGAAACAGTATTTTGAGAAGTATGGTTATGAACAG ATGATTCCTGTTGCAGCTAACGATGTTGCTTTCTCTAGTCATGCAGTCATATTACATCTAATTATAATTTGCCAATTTGCTATGTTTGAA CGTGGAAATCAGAAATTCTCCATCTATACCATTGCAGTAGCTGTTGCAGTGTGGTTTAGTGCTGCTGTTTGCTTTTTCATTGCATTGCCGAGCCAATCTTGGCTTTGGCTAGTTTCCATCTTCAA CATAATTCAAGCAATTATGACCTTTATCAAATACTTTCCCCAG ACACTCCTGAACTTTTTGAGGAAAAGCACAGATGGATTTAGCATTGGAACTGTTCTACTTGATTTTTCTGGAGGTGTATTTAATTATTCACAAATGGCTGTGCAGTCCATAGACCAAG GTTCCTGGGTGAACTTCTATGGAAACATTGGGAAAGTACTTATATCCTTG GTAACAATATCCTATGATTCTATCTTAATGTGTCAGCATTATGTAGTGTACCCTGATAACAAGAAAGGGCTTCCTTCTAAAAATTCTGAAGAAATCAAACAACCACTGATCTGGGAAAGTCCAAGTCCAATAGATCATCAACAAATCAAAGGTTCTGTTACATATTCACATCAGTCTCCACCAGAAGTTTGA